The Oryctolagus cuniculus chromosome 4, mOryCun1.1, whole genome shotgun sequence genomic sequence ATGTAAGAAAACTCAGGTATGGTAGCTATgtaaaagaaaaggaggaggaggaaacataaaaatgtctattaaaaGTTAAGATTCAACAAACATGGAATAAATTTGTAAACTTTTGAATAAATGACAATAATGGACACTCAAAAATTTAATCTGCATCGATTCACTTGTTTTAGTTAGTACTTGTTATGTGTGGAATAACTCctaattcatatgttgaagtcctaacccctacTACTTCTtaatatgaccttatttggagaTAAGAGTCTTTACAGAGGTAATCAAGTTAAAGTGATGCTATGAGGGTTGACCTTAATGCAATGTGACAGTATACTCAAAAAGGAGGAAATCTGGACACAGACAGGGAAGGTAATGTAAAGAGATAAAGGGGGAAGAAGGCTATtcacaaggcagagagaaggccTGGAACTGAcagttcttagaaaaaaataacaacctTGCAACCACCTTCTAAAATAATATAACTATTTGCAGACCTGTAGCCTCCACTGTAAGGCAATAAATTTCTGCTCTTATTTAAGCTATCCAGCTTGTGGTACTGTTATAACAACCCTAGCAAACTAATATAGCACTCAAGATTAAAATgagcagaggggcaggtgtttggtaaacgctaagacactgcttgcatgtctgcatcccatatcagagtgtctggttgcAACCTGATGCCTCTGCTTTCAATTTAGATTCCTGCTAACTTGCAGCAGGAAGATAGCAGATGGTGGcaaagtactttggtccctgccacccaagtaggagacctggaatagagttccaggctcttggcttcagtctggcaaagctctctggctattgcagtcatttggggagtgaatcagcagatggaagatctctctctttctgtctctatctttcaagtaaagtgaaagtcaataaatttcttaaaaattagcagaaaataatttttaaatagccagactgaaatgccagaaattaatGAAAAGGTCCAGGACAACTCATGGACTCCAGGAAAGTCTAGCTAGCCTTTTAGTACTCATATAGGTAGCcatcatccaaaaaaaaaaaaaaaaaaaacaaagcaggctGAGCTTTCAATATTTCACAGGGAACTCCTATCTGACTATTTTGAACTGCAACACTACTCTTCTTCCACTTTCAGACTCCAATCAAAACACTGGCTCTTCTTGGGTCTGCAGCCTTTTGCCTTTCAGCCTGGAATTTATATCATTGACTCTCCTGATTCTCATGCATGTGAACCCACAGTAGAAGTACACATTGACTGTACTGGGTCTCCAACTTTCTGATTCTAGATCTTGGGGCTTGGCAGCCTCCATAGTCAGTGAGTTAATTCCTCACAATAAATCGCTTTCTATGTATGCACCCATTAGTTCTTTAAGTAAAGCTCAGTGTCAGAGCCTGCTGTATAGCATATCAAGTATTTACACTTCCTAATTGGGCCAAACTGAAATGAGTACATTGTAGACTCTCGAAAGGACTTATTacatggagaaaaaaatgaaagagtagTTACAACTTCTGTGATAAAGTgccatttaagaaaagaaatctttGCTTCAACCTGTTTATTCTATTTTGAAACTGGATTAGGGTAAAACTCTCATGTTAGCCATCAGTAGTACATTCGAGAACGGTGAATAGACTATCATTtaaagttggattttttttagatttgtttacttgagaggcaattacagagaaagaaagtgacaCAGACAGGTCTCCGattcactgttcactccccaaatggcccctatggcaggagctggggctatccacagcagcccagagccaggagtctcttctgagtctccagagtgggtgcaggggtccaagcacttgggccactttctgctgctttcccaggctattagcagagctggattagaagaggtgCATCCTGCACAGGAACCAGAGCGCCCATGGGAATCCAGCGCTGCAGAGAATGGCTTAGCCTACCGCGGGGCAGCATCCGCCAAAAATGGTGGATGTTTAGTGACAGAAAATGGCATGTGCAGAGTGCGGGGCAAGGACTTGGCACTTTTGCAGGGGGCGGTACTGGAAGCGGAAGCCGTGTGTGCTACATCCTCCACCGGAAGCGGAAGCAGTGTGCGCCTACATCTTCCGGAAGGCGAGTGGTAGGCTGGAGTCGTTGCTTTGTGTCCCACCCGGCGGACATGAATCCGTTAACCAAGGTGAAGCTGGTGAGAGAGTTGAGTGAAAGGGAAGCTGGCATGGTGCCACCTAAGGTGTCCTGGCACTCCATGTACCGGGACAGCGCTTGGGTCTTCGTGGGAGGGCTTCCGTATGAACTGACTGAAGGAGATATACTCTGTGTGTTCTCGCAGTACGGGGAGATCGTTAACATTCATCTCGTGCGGGATAAGAAGACAGGGAAGTCTAGGGGGTTTGGTTTCATCTGCTATGAAGATCAGAGGAGTACAGTTTTGGCCGTTGACAATTTTAATGGAATCAAGATCAAGGGAAGAACTATCCGGGTAGATCACGCGAGCAACTACCGCCCGCCTCGGGATTCAGAGGACGTAGACGACGTCACCAGGGAGCTGCGGGAGAAGGGCTGCGGGCCCCAGGTCCCCTCAGCGAGTTCATCTGGAGGCTGCAGGAACGAAGCGCTGCCACCGCAGCCCAAGCTAGAAAAAGGGAAGGGAGAAGACCAACGGGAGGACTGCTCTAGGAGTTACGGAAGTGAGGGCCAGGCGATGCCGCGACAGAGACCTGATTTCCAAAGGGAAAGACGCCCCAGGAACCAGTGAACATACCAAGGTAAAGTTGGAGTCTAAAGAGGGCAGAAGTCCCAACCAAGGCGCCCCGTGGGAGGATCCAGATTCTGGGACCCGCTCAAAGCAGAAGttggagaggcaaaggcagagttcAGACACATCATAGCCCATTGAAGGCACAGCTACACCAGTTTCCCAATCCCTGTGACCACAGGCCAGAACAGGGTGCTCAGATCCTCATTCTGAGATGAAGTGTGCTATTTAAAATAGTTTGTGGGTTGAAACCTGTTATTAACTTtatagttacttttttaaaaaaagttggagGCATAATTTTTCTTAGgatgtgaacatttttttttcctacaactGTTCAAAATTTCATCTATAGTGGAAATTACATTACAGTATTTGCATGGCTCTTTTGGTAAACCTCTTGAAATTGTGGTGCCTAAGATTTTAAGAATGGCTCCATGTAGTGGTTCACCATGTTGTCACTCCCTCCTATAGGGTTCTGCTTTCATATTGTCATTTTCTGTGTAACAGGATGTGTAAAAGGTTAGGAGCTCTGTCCTGGGTCATCTCTTTATTCTTTCATGCTTCTAATTATCTTAGGCCATGATGAGAGAAGGCCAGTGTGCATTGTGGTAACTTACTGCTATCATACAAtttaaaaaggcttttttttttttttttaagttttcaccCAACTGTATCTTTATCTAGTGATAAAGTCAAGAACAAAGAATATGGAAAGCAGTATCAGTTGAAATACATGActggccagtgccttggctcactaggctaatcctccacctgtggccctggca encodes the following:
- the LOC100347331 gene encoding RNA-binding motif protein, X-linked 2, yielding MGIQRCREWLSLPRGSIRQKWWMFSDRKWHVQSAGQGLGTFAGGGTGSGSRVCYILHRKRKQCAPTSSGRRVVGWSRCFVSHPADMNPLTKVKLVRELSEREAGMVPPKVSWHSMYRDSAWVFVGGLPYELTEGDILCVFSQYGEIVNIHLVRDKKTGKSRGFGFICYEDQRSTVLAVDNFNGIKIKGRTIRVDHASNYRPPRDSEDVDDVTRELREKGCGPQVPSASSSGGCRNEALPPQPKLEKGKGEDQREDCSRSYGSEGQAMPRQRPDFQRERRPRNQ